The Flammeovirgaceae bacterium genome contains a region encoding:
- a CDS encoding Gfo/Idh/MocA family oxidoreductase, translating into MNRRNFVKNTGLATAAFSILPPAHLFAQNRNVRLGLIGVGLRGQNHLDLALRRKDTDVIAICDINDRMLESSINMIKKSGKPQPKIYKGDVNAWRKMLELKELDGIIISTPWEWHAPMIIGCLEAGIKYVGTEVVLGITLQDHWDVVKAAEKYRAQVMMLENVCYRRDVLAVLNMVRQGLFGELIHLQGGYQHDLREVKFNDGKNPYGGGVEFGEKGFSEAAWRTHHSVHRNGDLYPTHGIGPLAQMININRGNRFLSLNSFASKARGLHEYIIKNGGADHPNAKIEFKLGDVVTTQIRCANGETILLQHDTNLPRPYSLGFRVQGTKGIWMDVNKSIYLEGTSPQPHRWEDAKSYLDKYDHPLWQRWTKDAEGAGHGGMDFFVLHAFVESIKGGVATPMDVYDAAAWSAITPLSEKSIELGNETVEFPDFTSGQWMYRKNDFALTDAY; encoded by the coding sequence ATGAACCGCAGAAATTTTGTAAAGAACACCGGCCTGGCAACCGCGGCCTTTTCCATACTACCACCAGCACACTTGTTTGCGCAAAACAGGAATGTGCGGTTAGGATTGATCGGTGTAGGTTTGCGCGGACAGAATCACCTCGACCTGGCCCTGCGCAGAAAAGACACAGACGTAATTGCCATCTGCGACATCAACGATCGCATGCTGGAAAGTTCAATAAACATGATTAAAAAATCAGGCAAACCGCAGCCCAAAATCTACAAAGGCGATGTAAATGCCTGGCGAAAAATGCTGGAGTTGAAAGAACTTGACGGGATCATTATCTCCACACCGTGGGAATGGCACGCACCCATGATCATCGGATGCCTGGAGGCGGGTATCAAATACGTAGGTACTGAAGTAGTGCTTGGCATCACGTTACAAGATCACTGGGATGTGGTAAAAGCAGCCGAGAAGTACCGCGCCCAGGTAATGATGCTCGAAAATGTTTGCTACCGCAGGGATGTACTGGCTGTGCTGAACATGGTGCGGCAAGGATTATTTGGCGAACTGATTCATTTGCAGGGCGGCTACCAGCACGATCTGCGCGAAGTAAAATTCAACGATGGCAAAAACCCTTATGGAGGCGGGGTTGAGTTTGGCGAAAAAGGATTTTCGGAAGCCGCCTGGCGTACACATCATTCAGTACATCGAAATGGTGACCTCTATCCCACTCATGGCATTGGGCCGTTAGCCCAAATGATCAACATCAACCGGGGTAACCGTTTTCTTTCGCTCAACTCGTTTGCCTCCAAAGCGCGCGGCCTGCATGAATACATTATTAAAAATGGCGGAGCTGATCACCCCAATGCCAAAATTGAATTTAAGCTGGGCGATGTGGTGACTACTCAAATCCGCTGCGCCAATGGCGAAACCATTCTGCTGCAGCACGATACCAACCTGCCTCGACCGTATTCGCTGGGCTTTCGTGTACAGGGTACCAAAGGCATCTGGATGGACGTAAATAAATCCATCTACCTGGAAGGAACCAGCCCGCAGCCGCACCGGTGGGAAGATGCCAAATCCTACCTGGATAAGTACGACCATCCCCTGTGGCAACGCTGGACGAAAGATGCCGAAGGTGCCGGGCATGGCGGTATGGATTTCTTTGTGCTTCATGCTTTTGTAGAATCCATCAAAGGCGGGGTGGCCACACCCATGGATGTGTACGATGCCGCAGCCTGGAGCGCGATTACTCCGCTCAGCGAAAAAAGCATTGAACTGGGCAATGAAACCGTAGAATTTCCGGACTTTACCAGCGGCCAATGGATGTATCGAAAAAATGATTTTGCACTTACCGATGCGTATTAA
- a CDS encoding ribonucleotide-diphosphate reductase subunit beta, translating into MSTTLQEPILIENKDRFVLFPIRHHDIWKFYKQAEASFWTAEEIDLSQDLTDWENMNDGERHFIKHVLAFFAASDGIVNENLAEHFVSEVQYTEAKFFYGFQIAIENIHSETYSLLIDTYVKDPKEKDSLFHAIETIPCVKKKADWALRWISNGNFQERLIAFAAVEGIFFSGSFCSIFWLKKRGLMPGLSFSNELISRDEGLHCDFACHLYTKHVINKLPEETVINIIKDAVEIEKEFVTDALPVNLIGMNAELMRQYIEFVADRLLNELIGKKVYGATNPFDFMDMISLRGKTNFFEKRVAEYQKAGVMSSSEKETAPKFSLNEDF; encoded by the coding sequence ATGAGTACTACTCTACAGGAGCCTATTTTAATTGAAAACAAGGACCGTTTCGTTCTTTTCCCCATCCGCCACCACGATATCTGGAAATTCTATAAACAGGCTGAGGCCAGTTTCTGGACAGCCGAAGAAATTGACCTGAGCCAGGACCTGACCGACTGGGAAAACATGAATGACGGGGAACGCCACTTCATTAAACACGTTCTGGCCTTTTTTGCCGCCAGCGATGGTATTGTAAACGAAAACCTGGCCGAACATTTTGTTTCGGAGGTGCAATACACCGAAGCCAAGTTTTTCTATGGCTTTCAGATTGCTATTGAAAACATCCACTCCGAAACGTATTCCTTACTAATTGACACGTACGTAAAAGACCCGAAAGAAAAAGATTCGCTGTTTCATGCAATCGAAACCATCCCCTGTGTAAAGAAAAAGGCCGACTGGGCCCTTCGGTGGATTTCAAACGGAAATTTCCAGGAGCGACTCATTGCCTTTGCGGCCGTTGAAGGAATTTTCTTTTCGGGGTCTTTCTGCTCCATCTTTTGGTTAAAAAAACGCGGTCTGATGCCCGGCTTGAGTTTTTCCAACGAACTCATTTCGCGCGATGAGGGCCTGCACTGCGATTTTGCCTGCCATCTTTATACCAAGCACGTCATTAACAAACTTCCGGAAGAAACCGTAATCAACATCATTAAAGATGCTGTTGAAATTGAAAAAGAATTCGTAACCGATGCCCTGCCGGTAAACCTTATCGGCATGAATGCCGAACTCATGCGTCAGTACATTGAATTTGTGGCCGACCGCCTGCTCAATGAACTGATTGGCAAAAAAGTGTATGGTGCTACCAATCCGTTCGACTTTATGGATATGATTTCGCTGCGCGGAAAAACCAATTTCTTCGAAAAGCGGGTAGCTGAGTACCAGAAAGCCGGGGTAATGAGCAGTTCGGAAAAAGAAACTGCTCCGAAGTTTTCGTTGAACGAAGATTTTTAA
- the rplU gene encoding 50S ribosomal protein L21: MYAIVDVAGKQYKVAKDQYIYAPRLEGEAGSAVTFDQVLLVDNKGKIEVGAPTVKGVSVTGKILEHVKGEKVTVFKKKRRKGYAVKNGHRQQFTKVLIEKIG, from the coding sequence ATGTACGCAATTGTTGACGTAGCCGGCAAACAATACAAAGTGGCTAAAGACCAGTACATCTATGCGCCCAGGCTGGAAGGTGAGGCTGGTTCGGCAGTAACGTTTGATCAGGTTTTGCTGGTAGATAATAAGGGAAAAATTGAGGTAGGCGCCCCCACGGTAAAGGGTGTATCGGTTACCGGCAAGATTCTTGAGCACGTAAAAGGTGAAAAAGTTACTGTGTTTAAGAAAAAGCGCAGAAAGGGCTATGCCGTTAAAAACGGGCATCGCCAGCAGTTTACCAAGGTTTTAATTGAAAAAATAGGCTAA
- a CDS encoding aminotransferase class V-fold PLP-dependent enzyme codes for MSKKFDPAQEIQNLQFFGEFGGVNPSIEDSSTYTFLQAKKMSELFEKEIEGCYLYSRHMNPTNRYLSQALARMEGTESALVTASGMSAITCTLLQLCSAGDEVISSRMIYGGTYAFLKNVAPRFGIATTFIDMRNPALIEKAITPNTRVVYCETVSNPLLEVTDLKTVSAICKKHKLKLVVDNTFTPLIVSPAQFGADVIIHSLTKFINGTSDTVAGAICGSHEFTHQLTDVNSGALMLLGPVMDSLRAASVLKNLHSLPVRMMKHSENALYLADKLSRSGIRVIYPGLESHPQHQLLKSMRHAEFGNGGMLVMDMGTTEKAFTLMEEMQRQNVGYLAVSLGFYKTLFSSPGGSTSSEIPEEERYAMGMTDGLIRMSVGLDHDPEITYKKILGCLNVVGVP; via the coding sequence ATGAGTAAAAAATTTGATCCGGCCCAGGAAATTCAGAACCTCCAGTTCTTCGGAGAGTTCGGTGGAGTTAATCCGTCTATTGAGGATTCTTCGACCTATACCTTTCTTCAGGCCAAGAAAATGAGTGAGCTTTTTGAAAAGGAGATTGAAGGATGCTATCTCTACTCACGCCACATGAACCCGACCAACCGGTACCTGTCGCAGGCACTGGCCAGGATGGAGGGTACCGAATCGGCTTTGGTTACTGCTTCGGGCATGTCGGCTATCACGTGTACGCTGCTTCAGTTGTGCAGTGCCGGTGATGAGGTTATTTCCAGCCGCATGATTTATGGTGGCACATACGCCTTTTTAAAAAATGTAGCTCCCCGGTTTGGCATTGCCACCACCTTTATTGATATGCGCAACCCGGCCTTGATTGAAAAGGCAATTACGCCAAACACGCGGGTTGTTTACTGCGAAACGGTTAGTAATCCATTATTAGAAGTTACAGATTTGAAAACTGTTTCTGCCATCTGTAAAAAGCATAAGCTGAAACTGGTTGTTGACAATACGTTTACACCGCTTATCGTAAGCCCTGCGCAATTCGGAGCCGATGTGATAATTCACAGCCTTACTAAATTTATCAACGGCACCAGCGATACAGTTGCCGGGGCCATTTGCGGCAGCCATGAATTTACGCATCAGTTAACTGATGTCAATTCCGGGGCGCTGATGTTGCTGGGACCGGTGATGGATAGTTTGCGTGCGGCATCGGTCCTTAAAAATCTTCACAGTTTACCTGTGCGTATGATGAAGCACAGTGAAAATGCACTCTACCTTGCCGACAAGTTAAGCAGGTCGGGTATCCGTGTCATTTATCCCGGTCTTGAAAGTCATCCGCAACACCAGCTTCTGAAAAGTATGCGTCATGCTGAATTTGGTAATGGCGGTATGCTTGTAATGGATATGGGAACAACCGAAAAGGCATTTACTCTGATGGAGGAAATGCAACGCCAGAATGTGGGCTATCTGGCGGTAAGTTTGGGTTTCTATAAAACCCTGTTCAGTTCACCCGGAGGAAGCACCTCATCGGAAATACCTGAAGAAGAACGCTACGCCATGGGTATGACGGATGGGCTGATACGGATGAGTGTAGGATTGGATCATGATCCGGAAATCACGTACAAAAAAATCCTCGGTTGCCTTAACGTGGTGGGTGTTCCTTGA
- a CDS encoding ribonucleoside-diphosphate reductase subunit alpha, with protein MLVIKRDGHRESVKFDKITARIEKLCYGLDMKYVSPVEVAMKVINGLYDGVTTVELDILAAETAATLTTKHPDYARLAARLAISNLHKVTSKSFSSTMKRLYTYVDPKTGENAPLISKETWRVIHQHAAELDEAIIYDRDFGYDYFGFKTLERSYLMKIDGKVVERPQHMLMRVAVGIHGEDIPAAIETYNLLSEKWFTHATPTLFNAGTPKPQLSSCFLLTMQDDSIDGIYDTLKQCAKISQSAGGIGLSIHNIRAKGSYIKGTGGTSNGIVPMLRNFDMTARYVDQGGGKRKGSFAIYLEPWHADIFDFLNLKKNHGKEEMRARDLFYALWIPDLFMKRVENNETWSLFCPNEAPGLADVWGEEFERLYEKYEKEGKYRKQVKAQDLWFEVLESQIETGTPYILYKDSANRKSNQKNLGTIKSSNLCTEIIEYTSKDEVAVCNLASLALPKFVSDEGKFDHQKLYEITKVVTRNLNKVIDINYYPVEEARNSNMRHRPIGLGVQGLADVFIMLRMPFDSEEARRLNEDIFETIYFGAMEASMELAKQHGPYETFKGSPVSKGIFQFDMWGVTPKSGRWNWEQLKQDVKKHGVRNSLLLAPMPTASTSQILGNNECFEPYTSNIYTRRTLSGEFIIANKHLMKDLIDLGLWSETMRQKLIATNGSVQPIPEIPQNIKDIYKTVWEISQKAIIDMSADRGAYICQSQSLNIHLKDPNFGKLTSMHFYAWKKGLKTGMYYLRSTAAADAIKFTLDKSAIQQPATAAVPAEVPSGAATAQQTLTYNEPVADYEQKKADMACSLDNPDACEACGS; from the coding sequence ATGCTTGTCATTAAAAGAGACGGACACCGTGAGTCCGTGAAGTTCGACAAAATCACTGCCCGCATCGAAAAACTCTGCTACGGACTTGACATGAAATATGTAAGCCCGGTAGAAGTGGCCATGAAAGTCATTAACGGTTTGTACGATGGCGTAACCACCGTTGAGCTGGATATCCTGGCGGCCGAAACAGCCGCCACATTAACCACCAAGCATCCGGATTATGCCCGCCTGGCTGCCCGCCTGGCCATTTCAAACCTGCACAAGGTTACCAGCAAGTCGTTCTCTAGCACAATGAAACGACTCTATACCTATGTGGACCCCAAAACAGGCGAAAATGCACCCCTTATTTCCAAAGAAACCTGGCGGGTTATCCACCAGCATGCGGCCGAACTGGACGAAGCCATTATTTACGATCGAGATTTCGGGTATGACTATTTCGGCTTCAAAACACTGGAGCGCTCCTACCTGATGAAAATTGACGGCAAAGTGGTTGAACGCCCCCAGCACATGCTGATGCGTGTTGCCGTTGGGATACACGGTGAAGATATTCCGGCAGCCATCGAAACCTATAACCTGCTTTCTGAAAAGTGGTTTACACACGCCACACCCACACTCTTTAATGCCGGCACACCAAAACCACAGCTTTCATCATGCTTCCTGCTAACCATGCAGGATGACAGCATTGACGGCATCTATGACACGCTGAAACAATGCGCAAAAATATCACAGTCGGCAGGTGGCATAGGCCTGAGCATCCATAACATTCGGGCAAAAGGAAGCTACATTAAAGGAACAGGCGGCACATCCAACGGCATCGTACCCATGCTGCGCAACTTCGACATGACCGCGCGTTATGTGGACCAGGGAGGCGGCAAACGCAAAGGCAGTTTCGCTATTTACCTGGAGCCCTGGCATGCCGATATTTTTGACTTCCTCAACCTGAAGAAAAACCACGGCAAGGAAGAAATGCGCGCCCGCGACTTGTTCTATGCACTGTGGATTCCGGACCTGTTTATGAAACGTGTGGAGAACAACGAAACGTGGTCGTTGTTCTGCCCCAACGAAGCACCCGGCCTGGCCGATGTATGGGGCGAAGAGTTTGAACGCCTCTATGAAAAGTATGAGAAAGAAGGCAAGTACCGCAAACAGGTAAAGGCTCAGGATTTATGGTTCGAAGTGCTGGAGTCGCAAATTGAAACCGGAACACCGTACATTTTATATAAAGACTCGGCTAACCGGAAATCAAACCAGAAAAACCTGGGCACCATCAAGTCCAGCAACCTCTGCACGGAAATCATTGAGTACACCTCAAAAGATGAAGTAGCGGTTTGTAACCTGGCTTCCCTGGCGTTACCCAAATTCGTAAGTGACGAAGGTAAGTTCGATCACCAGAAGTTGTATGAGATTACCAAGGTGGTAACCCGCAACCTTAATAAGGTAATTGATATAAATTATTATCCGGTTGAAGAAGCCCGCAACTCCAACATGCGCCACCGCCCTATTGGCTTAGGGGTGCAGGGACTTGCCGATGTGTTTATTATGCTGCGCATGCCGTTCGACTCGGAAGAAGCCCGCAGGCTCAACGAAGATATTTTCGAAACCATCTATTTCGGTGCCATGGAGGCCTCGATGGAACTGGCCAAACAACACGGTCCTTACGAAACCTTCAAAGGGTCGCCTGTTTCAAAAGGCATCTTCCAGTTCGACATGTGGGGGGTTACACCAAAAAGTGGCCGCTGGAACTGGGAACAACTCAAGCAGGACGTAAAGAAGCATGGCGTGCGCAACTCCCTGTTGCTTGCTCCTATGCCAACCGCTTCCACTTCACAGATACTCGGTAACAACGAATGTTTTGAGCCCTACACCTCAAACATCTACACCCGCAGAACCCTGTCCGGTGAATTTATCATCGCCAACAAACACCTGATGAAAGATTTAATTGACTTGGGTTTATGGAGCGAAACCATGCGCCAGAAACTGATTGCCACCAACGGTTCAGTGCAGCCCATTCCGGAAATTCCTCAGAACATCAAAGACATCTACAAAACAGTTTGGGAAATTTCGCAGAAGGCCATCATCGATATGTCGGCCGATCGGGGTGCCTATATCTGCCAGTCGCAAAGCCTGAATATACACCTGAAAGACCCCAACTTCGGCAAACTTACCTCCATGCACTTCTATGCCTGGAAGAAAGGGTTAAAAACCGGCATGTACTACCTGCGTTCAACCGCAGCAGCCGATGCCATCAAGTTCACCCTGGATAAATCAGCCATACAACAGCCGGCTACGGCTGCTGTTCCGGCTGAGGTTCCATCAGGCGCCGCCACCGCACAGCAAACGCTAACCTACAACGAGCCGGTGGCCGACTATGAACAGAAGAAAGCCGACATGGCCTGCTCGCTGGATAACCCCGATGCCTGCGAGGCATGCGGAAGTTAA
- the acs gene encoding acetate--CoA ligase: MKIVQSFQDYSNQYKQSVENPEAFWAEVASDFSWRKKWDTVLQWDFHKPEVKWFINGKLNITENCLDRHLPQRANQTALIWEPNHPQDESKYITYKELLENVCRVGNMLKAHGVQKGDRVCIYMPMIPETAYAMLACARIGAVHSVVFAGFSAGSLIDRINDAGCKMVLTADGAYRGDKTINLKGIVDEALEKCPTVEKVIVAERINSKPKLKAGRDFWWSEEISKAGANCPAVETDAEDLLFILYTSGSTGKPKGMVHTCGGYMVYTNYTFRTAFQYQDGQVYWCTADVGWITGHSYIIYGPLSAGATTLMFEGIPSWPDWGRFWHVVEKHRVNIFYTAPTAIRSLEKAPLSFVKQHDLHSLKILGTVGEPINEEAWHWYHEQIGQKRCPVVDTWWQTETGGFMISPIANITKLKPAFATLPLPGVQPAVMDEQGNELATNEVEGRLAIKFPWPAMARTIYGDHQRFKDTYFSTFPGKYFTGDGCRRDSEGYYRITGRVDDIIIVSGHNLGTAEIESAIDEHPAVCESAVVGYPHDIKGQGIYAFVICYDKPHEEENLRNEIREIVSKIIGPIAKPDKIQFVSGLPKTRSGKIMRRILRKVAEGDTTNLGDVTTLLDPGVVEEIKNGVL; encoded by the coding sequence ATGAAAATTGTTCAATCATTTCAGGATTATTCAAACCAGTACAAACAAAGCGTTGAAAATCCAGAGGCCTTCTGGGCTGAAGTTGCGAGTGATTTTTCATGGCGAAAAAAATGGGATACAGTTTTACAATGGGATTTTCATAAGCCCGAAGTAAAATGGTTTATAAACGGTAAACTGAATATCACCGAAAATTGCCTTGACCGGCATTTACCGCAACGTGCTAACCAAACGGCCCTCATCTGGGAGCCCAACCATCCGCAGGATGAATCAAAATACATTACCTACAAGGAGTTGTTGGAAAATGTTTGCCGGGTAGGCAATATGCTCAAGGCGCATGGCGTACAGAAAGGCGACCGCGTTTGCATTTACATGCCGATGATCCCGGAAACGGCCTATGCCATGCTGGCCTGCGCACGAATCGGAGCGGTGCACTCGGTGGTGTTTGCCGGCTTTTCAGCCGGTTCACTCATCGACCGCATTAATGATGCAGGATGCAAAATGGTTTTGACGGCCGATGGCGCCTATCGCGGAGATAAAACCATTAACCTGAAAGGCATAGTTGATGAAGCGCTTGAAAAATGCCCGACTGTTGAAAAGGTAATTGTGGCTGAACGAATTAATTCGAAACCAAAACTTAAAGCCGGCCGCGATTTTTGGTGGAGTGAAGAAATCAGCAAAGCAGGCGCTAACTGTCCGGCTGTTGAAACCGATGCCGAAGATCTGTTATTTATACTTTACACCTCCGGCTCCACGGGTAAACCAAAAGGAATGGTGCATACCTGCGGAGGTTACATGGTGTACACCAATTATACATTCCGCACCGCGTTTCAATATCAGGACGGTCAGGTGTACTGGTGTACTGCCGATGTGGGCTGGATAACCGGGCACTCGTATATTATTTACGGACCGCTTTCGGCAGGAGCAACCACACTGATGTTCGAAGGCATTCCTTCCTGGCCCGACTGGGGCCGCTTCTGGCACGTGGTTGAAAAGCACCGGGTAAACATTTTTTATACGGCACCAACCGCCATTCGTTCGCTCGAAAAAGCACCGCTCAGTTTTGTTAAACAGCACGATCTGCATTCCCTGAAAATTCTTGGCACCGTGGGCGAGCCCATCAACGAAGAAGCCTGGCACTGGTACCATGAGCAAATCGGGCAAAAGCGCTGCCCGGTGGTTGATACCTGGTGGCAAACCGAAACAGGCGGATTTATGATTTCGCCCATTGCCAACATTACCAAACTTAAACCGGCTTTTGCTACACTGCCCCTGCCGGGCGTGCAACCTGCCGTGATGGATGAACAAGGTAACGAACTGGCAACGAATGAAGTGGAAGGCCGCCTGGCTATAAAATTTCCCTGGCCTGCTATGGCGCGCACCATTTATGGCGACCACCAGCGGTTTAAGGATACCTACTTTTCAACATTTCCCGGAAAATATTTTACGGGTGATGGTTGCAGGCGCGACAGCGAGGGGTACTATCGCATTACCGGAAGGGTGGATGATATCATTATTGTTTCAGGTCATAACCTGGGTACTGCCGAAATAGAAAGCGCCATTGATGAACATCCGGCCGTGTGCGAATCGGCTGTGGTGGGCTATCCCCACGATATAAAAGGGCAGGGCATTTATGCTTTTGTAATCTGTTACGATAAACCGCATGAGGAAGAAAACCTGCGCAACGAAATTCGGGAGATTGTTTCAAAGATTATTGGCCCCATTGCTAAGCCCGACAAGATTCAGTTTGTGAGCGGGCTACCAAAAACGCGATCGGGCAAAATAATGCGGAGGATTTTGCGTAAAGTTGCCGAAGGTGATACCACCAACCTGGGCGATGTGACTACGTTGCTTGATCCGGGTGTGGTCGAAGAGATTAAAAACGGAGTTTTGTAA
- a CDS encoding aminoglycoside phosphotransferase family protein, whose amino-acid sequence MNVQVIRRAAQAFGYNQPELELLTSGLIHTTYKVTEGNKALVLQQINTAVFTEPDKIVNNYKILFDYLNRQSAFRIPEPVQTTAGNFLFFDEGGRVWRATQFIPNSYIENNNMPPEQAYKAAHCFGAFSNAIADLNAQSIEVVIPGFHNLAWRYEQFENALPKALPERLARVKTIVEGLQNRKWLVDFYNALQANPQFRLRIMHHDCKVSNILFDVKTKNPICPIDLDTVMPGYFFSDIGDLVRSVAGNVNETVTSVSSMQIRKPYYDALISGYLAGLGDTFTETEKRFIHHAGLLMIYMQCLRFTTDYLLGDVYYKVAYPEQNFHRSNNQYHLLLRLEEFLADRLKEHPPR is encoded by the coding sequence ATGAATGTGCAGGTCATACGCAGGGCAGCCCAGGCCTTTGGATATAATCAGCCTGAACTGGAATTACTCACTTCGGGCCTGATCCATACTACCTACAAAGTAACCGAAGGCAACAAAGCCCTGGTGCTCCAGCAAATCAATACGGCTGTATTTACCGAGCCTGATAAAATTGTGAACAACTACAAAATCTTGTTCGACTACCTCAACAGGCAATCAGCGTTCAGGATACCCGAACCCGTTCAAACCACCGCAGGTAATTTTCTATTCTTTGATGAAGGCGGCCGCGTATGGCGGGCTACGCAGTTCATTCCCAACTCGTACATCGAAAACAATAACATGCCACCCGAACAGGCGTATAAAGCAGCCCACTGTTTTGGTGCGTTTTCAAATGCAATAGCCGATCTGAACGCCCAATCAATTGAAGTGGTCATTCCCGGATTCCATAACCTGGCCTGGCGGTATGAGCAGTTTGAAAATGCCTTGCCCAAGGCTTTACCTGAACGATTGGCACGGGTAAAAACAATCGTTGAAGGGCTGCAAAACAGAAAATGGCTGGTTGATTTTTACAATGCGCTTCAAGCCAACCCGCAATTCCGGTTGCGCATCATGCACCACGATTGCAAGGTGAGCAACATCCTGTTTGATGTGAAAACAAAAAATCCCATTTGTCCGATTGACCTGGACACGGTAATGCCGGGATATTTTTTTTCCGACATCGGTGACCTGGTGCGGAGTGTAGCCGGCAACGTTAACGAAACGGTTACCAGCGTGAGTTCAATGCAAATCAGAAAACCGTATTACGATGCCTTAATTAGCGGATACCTGGCCGGCCTGGGCGATACGTTTACCGAAACCGAAAAACGGTTCATCCATCATGCGGGCCTGCTGATGATTTACATGCAGTGCCTGCGCTTTACAACCGATTACCTGTTGGGCGATGTGTATTATAAAGTAGCTTACCCTGAACAAAATTTTCACCGCAGCAATAACCAGTACCACCTGTTGTTGCGGCTTGAGGAGTTTTTGGCCGACCGGCTCAAGGAACACCCACCACGTTAA
- a CDS encoding ZIP family metal transporter gives MALKLSVLFFTPLLAGLLIYSLPEGRNRNYRLLLVFAGSYLFGITVVHILPELYRNNGEVELIGLFVLAGFFLQQLLEYFTSGVEHGHIHTHDHAHTHAHYHQQVSAIVLLLALCVHAFLEGAMLAQPAAMGFNYDVNAILLGIALHRAPAAFALMTVLSFQLHSKSKALPYLMVFSVAAPVGLLISTYLTEAEVLTTSGLTFLYALVSGNFLHISTTIVFESSPEHHFNARKLAVAIIGALAAVTVEYIL, from the coding sequence ATGGCACTGAAACTTTCTGTTCTTTTTTTCACGCCCCTGCTTGCCGGCTTACTGATTTATTCCTTACCCGAAGGCCGTAACCGAAACTATCGGTTACTGTTGGTTTTTGCAGGTTCGTATTTGTTCGGCATTACGGTGGTGCACATCCTGCCTGAACTTTACCGGAACAATGGTGAAGTGGAATTGATAGGCCTATTTGTGCTGGCCGGTTTTTTTCTGCAGCAACTACTGGAGTACTTTACTTCAGGGGTTGAGCACGGTCATATTCATACGCATGATCATGCGCACACCCATGCGCATTATCATCAACAGGTTTCTGCAATTGTGCTGTTGCTGGCGTTGTGTGTGCATGCTTTTTTAGAAGGCGCCATGCTGGCGCAACCGGCAGCCATGGGGTTTAATTACGATGTAAATGCCATCCTGCTGGGCATTGCCTTACACCGCGCCCCGGCAGCTTTTGCCCTGATGACGGTGCTCTCGTTTCAACTTCATTCTAAATCCAAGGCACTGCCTTATTTGATGGTTTTTTCCGTTGCTGCACCCGTGGGCTTGCTGATAAGCACGTACCTGACGGAAGCAGAAGTGCTCACTACCTCCGGCCTTACTTTTCTGTATGCACTGGTGAGCGGCAACTTTCTGCACATTTCAACTACCATTGTTTTTGAAAGCAGCCCCGAGCATCATTTTAATGCGCGCAAACTGGCCGTGGCCATTATTGGTGCCCTGGCTGCTGTAACGGTTGAATACATACTCTGA
- a CDS encoding DUF3127 domain-containing protein, giving the protein MEISGTVVSLLPLQTGQGKNGTWRKQEFILETPGQYPKKVLMHLWGDKVDEIKISTGDKITASVNIESREYNGRWYTDVRAWKVVIQNQGTPSSSNSSVDDRFVADAGATDDLPF; this is encoded by the coding sequence ATGGAAATATCAGGAACAGTAGTAAGCCTGTTGCCGCTTCAAACCGGCCAGGGCAAAAACGGAACATGGAGGAAACAGGAATTTATTCTGGAAACACCGGGTCAATACCCGAAAAAAGTGCTTATGCATTTGTGGGGCGATAAGGTTGATGAAATAAAAATTTCTACAGGCGATAAAATTACCGCATCTGTTAATATCGAAAGCCGTGAATACAATGGACGGTGGTATACCGATGTGCGGGCCTGGAAAGTGGTAATACAAAACCAGGGCACACCATCCAGTTCCAATTCCTCAGTCGATGATCGGTTTGTCGCGGATGCAGGTGCTACTGATGATTTGCCGTTTTAA